In Chiloscyllium punctatum isolate Juve2018m chromosome 26, sChiPun1.3, whole genome shotgun sequence, the sequence TGGTTTATATAATTTAACTTAAACATAATAAACTGAATATATAGAGTGAAACAAATAACAAATGCATTCATAATGATTAATGTTCCACACAAGATCATATTTCAAAAAGATATAGTTTATCTACAGTACAAGTAGGGCTTTTCATTGGTGAGCATTAACTGTGGCTGTGAGCTAAAGCACAGACATTTAGAAGCCAAATGTGTTTTCTCCACTATAAGCCACATACAAAAATCCATCTTCATCTTTTTCCTTCTCATACAGTTGCCCCATAGTCAAACTATAAGAAACAACAAACATTGAACATAGTCATAAAATGATATTCTTTTAAATTTTGATGACTGAGAGAACTGCTCAAACATGGTCAATGAATTAAACTATATAGTTCCCTCAATATAAAGAAACATCACATGATACATCATGAATAGATACAAGTGAAAGGCAAGGGTGATATTGGTTCTCAGGGAGATTAGTCATGGGTTGTGAGGTTTTCTTACGAAAAAAGTGCAGTTTACAGAGAAACTTCAAGGTTCTGCCACCAAAGGTGTGGCCAAAAGTGACAGATGGTGCACAGGAGATCAAAATAAGGGAACTGGAATACTTGAAAACCCAATGTTAGAAGGACTGGAGTTAAGTTATACTGATGGAATAGAGAAAAATTCAGAGAGAAATGTTTGAATGAATAGCAGGATCAGGGAATTAGAAATCTGCAAATTAGTGAGGAGGGTTGTAGGTGCACATCTACATGTGTCTGTCTCTGCATTGGGGTAGAGGCTGTTTGTTCATGTATGAATTTTAATGTTGGTTTGATGCAAGGTACATAGATCATACACTCCAGAAATGGTTTGATTTGGTCAGCCTGTGTATTTCTTCAGTTATTTGTAATAGGTAGAATAGAGGCCATACTCAATTAACTCACATTTTCAAAAACAGTTCAAAAACTTTCCAATAACTATACGATTCTGCAACTGGGCAGCACTTCTGGAATACACTAATGGTTGCTTGAACAACAAATGTAAGAATCAAGCTTGTAAAGTGGTTTATTTACACATGCCAGATACAATAAACATTCATTTACAGGAACCTGTACTCTGCAAAAACAAAATGGATTTCAGTTTGCTCCCTGAGCTGAAAGGTTCCTTTTctgacgtttcgtcaccatacaaggtaacatcatcagtgagcctctagtgaagcactggtgttagtgacccactttctatttgtgtttaggtttccttgggttggtgatgtcatttgctgtTCATTTTCTCAgatggtggtaaatggggtccaagttgatatgtttgaaaaaaaaaagttcaACCCTTATGCCTCTTTAGAATTATTCAGGAGCTTTGGCAGCCCATAAGTCCCTATTATTTTCTCTATGGCTTCAGCCAAATAGAATCAGCTGGCCAGACACCATCTTTTTTTTTCTTGTAGTAAGTTGTGATGGTATGAATTTGGTATTCCAGCATTTATCTCGATGACCACAAGATGAAAAACTTCAACCTTTTGTCTCTTTTTCAACAATAATTATTGGGTTGGTACATTGGTACCTTAAGCATCATACTAACCTACCAAATACTGAAAATATACTACAGTATGCTCTTGCAGAGGTTTTCTGTACAAATTCAATTTTACATTTGTACTGAATCTATAGATAGTTTACACAGGGGTACAGAAACAGTTAATGGTGgctgtcttttccctaggctggagaaagtgaggactgcagatgctggagatcagagttgaaaaacaTGCTGTTGGAAAAggacagctgatcaggcagcatccaagaagcaggagagtcgacgttttcaGCATGAGCTttacatcaggaatgagggggggcCCCAAGgacaaatgggagggggggggggaaaaaagagtagctgggaatgcaataggtagatgaagtggtgaggagggtggagttaataggtgggaagggaaatggaCAGGTACGACAGTTCcaaagggtggtgctgagttagagggttggatctggaataaaaGGTGAAGGCAGGGGAAAACGAGGAAGCTTcatcactctctcccattccacCACGGATATGCAAGACCTTGGccgcctccactgccaaactccgatgcttggaggaagaacacctcattttccacgaTGGGACCCTCGAACCACACGCaataaatgttgatttcaccagtttcctcatttgccctGCCTACACCTTATCACAGATTCaaccctctaactcagcaccgtcctcttgaactgtccatctcccttcctacctatccgcttcaccctcttctctgacctatcaccatccccattcctcccccccccccccccactaccttcatctacctatcacattctcagctaccttcatcCCAGCCCCACTCCCTTCCCATTTATTTTCAGCCCCCTTCgattccccctcattcctgatgaggagcTCATGTTCAAAACACtgactctccttctcctcagatgctacctgaacggcagtgcttttccaacaccacactctttcgACTTTTCCTTAGGATGTGGGACTTCAAGACtcaggggcacatttttaaagtgagaagagagagagatttaaaaaaaaaggacgtGAGGGACAAAttcttttactcagagggtggttcacatgtggaatgaacttcctgaggaagtggtggatgtgagtacaattacaatgttgaaaagacattggctaaatacaagaataggaagggtgtggagggatatggactaggaacaggcagatgggactagtttagtgtgggattatgtttggcatggactggttagactgaagggtttgtttccatcctgtatgacTATGAATTCAGAAGGGGTAAAGAAATGTAGGAGGATATATAAATGAGTAAAAGTTGAATACCAATTATTTTAAATAGCTTAGGTGATGAAACTCAAATGAATTATGAAGATTATCTGGACTTTATATTGTTTATTAAATAGCATTTACGTTCAATTAATTACATGGATAATCTTCAGTACAGAGTTTAACTGTCATATTGATACTTCTGATACAAGAATAAAATCACATTCATGACTGGATTAACTTAAATACAATCAAGGCACTTGCTTATCCCAAGATTAATCCCCTATGATTCAACTTCTCACTTCAATGCAAGTTATTTTAATATTGGATTCACTACACGTTTTCCATTTGTATGAGTAATACTGATTGCTCTCTCAAAACTTGGTTAAGCAAGCTAATTGCAAGTTATTAAACCACTGACCTGGATTGAGGGACTGTTTTATCTACGAAAAGGAAGATGGCTTTCTCAGATGGCAGCTGGATGCGTTTCCGAATAATCCACATGAACTGTGCCACTGTGATATCAGAGGGCACCAAGTACTTTCTTTTGTCGATATCTACTATCTGTGAGCCAGATACCTTCTCCACTATCACCTATTAGAACAAAACAGTTATAAATATATTTCACATTTTGACAGCAAGAATAGATTTTGAACAAAACTTGTATTTTGTAGTTTGCTGCTGTTTTAAATTGGTAAAGTATGGACTATCATATTGTGTGGCATGAACACTATAAGGAACAGCAGCTATCCTTCCTTTtagtccttctgttcttatgaaatgGGTACTTTTAGAAATTTGGAGAAAATGCCTGTAAATATGCCTGCAACCAGCTCGATTAAAGGACTATAAAATAACTTGGGCCAAAAGAGAGTACTTTGAAATGCTAACCTGGCCTCCCTCTTTCTACAGGTGCCGCCTGACCTGTCGCCGAGTGTTTTTCAGAACTTTTTATTTGATGCAAATGCTGGGTAGGTACTTAAATGATCCCAAAATGTACATCCCCAATGCCTAAAAATCTTGAGAACAGAGGCGTGCTTAACATCCATCTTTAATACAAAGCTACTGCAACATCTTTCTGGTAAATGTCAAAACCATTTATACCTTCTAAAAGGTGGTCATAAAATATCAAAATGGTAAACTTAAGTAAGTTTACTTAATATAGTTCAGATATCATTAAAAACAAATGTAATAAATCTGCCAAAGCCAATTCATCATCCTATTTCCTGCTCATAACATGCATAACAGACATCCTGTACATGTAAAGGCACCACTCCATAGTTAGTGCGTAGTCAAATAGATAGATAATGTAACAAAATATATAGGTTAAATAAAAGATATTTGCTTCATCAATCAATTTTCTAAATAGTTTAGGTCAAATGAAGAACACTGCGTTATTTATTTTGTGGTGGAACCATTTATAATGTTGCCCTCCAGGGGCTAACTTAATCCACACCTGGTACAACCTTCACCTGCATCCAAGTACATATTGTAATATCCTGCTTATTGTAAATTTAACCCTCAGTTTAATTTGTACcaatttgcatttttttttataaTGGATTCAGATTTTTAACTAGACTAAGCTGAAGAAATGGGAACTTAAAGCATTAGAAATCCATATAAATGACTTCAGACAATACATAGAAATTGGTCATAGCCCATTCATCTTGCTGttctttttatatatttttttggaACTCTTCTTTTTCAAACGTTCATCTGTTTTCCTTTTAGAAGTTATCAATTCTTGTCACTATTTTGTAGCTGTTTCAAGATTTGTCCATGGTTTTATCAAGTATACAAAGCACTTAAGGACTTTTATCTTTGAATGCTGTGTTTCAAAGAGCTCTATATGAAAATAAGTTTAAATAATTCCTCTTTTTGTCAAAGCAATGCAAAAACAATCATTAAAACCAATACATTTCATTGCAATTATACTCACTGGTACTCTGTCTGGATATTTAGCTCTAATCTTGGCAGATTCGACACATCTGTGTTCTGTAAGTAAACATCAGTATGAATTGAAAGAAATTATACACATTCATTTACCTCACATTATAATTTCCTCTTACATATTTTCTTATCACTTCTTGATACTTCTCACTCTCTTGCTGGATTAAGATTCCACAAAGAGCACTTGATCTCCAATATCTTGACTAAGAGTCAATTATTCATGTGTGATCTTCAATAGGCTATCTTTCTGTTGGTCATGTCAGGCCTTGTCCTCACAAAACACCCATGTACACAGTGTTGCTAATATTGATCAACTGGAAACAAGACCAGTACTTTTTTCCTTAATCCAGGTGTGGTGTAATCATTCCTGCTGATACCCTAAATAAATTAACACAAAACGAGGTTCATACTGGAACTTTACTATTCATGTGGCATTGATATATTGTATTTACCTTAGAATAGTCAGTGCAGGGCCTGACTTTTGTCTACCAGTTGTCCTCGTTCACAGAGCTGAGAGGTAGAGAACATGTGCTTACACACTATGTGCACAATAGAAAATGTTTTAATCACATTCCTCTTTCAGTAGCTATGTAGTATCCTCACTATGTAGTAAAGGCTGCGAGTTTGCAAGATGCAATCGAAACAGTTTTAAGTTACTGCAGTGTATTTTGGGGTACATAGTACACATTGAAGCATTTCACTGGTGGTGATCAGTCAGGTTGCTTAACGAGGATAATGTTTAGATTCTTGTGTGTtagtagagatgtactgcatagGTAAGTGAACAGTATCCCACTGCATTCCTGCCTTGTAGGCAGTGGAAAGGCTTTGGGAAATCAGTAGACAAGTCATTCACTGAGGAAACCCCAGTCTTTGACTTGGTCTTGTAGTGACAGTATTAAAGGTTTCTCATTTAGTTAAGTTTTAAATCAATGATAACCACTGGAATTTTAATGATTAGGTGGGAGCAgtttcaatgaaggaatctttgGGCAAGACTTTTGCCATGGCAGAGACCTTATCTGCTGAGGTGAAAATGAGATGGAAGGTGTCAGAAGTGCAAAATCTTACACAGGTCCAGCATGTCTCATTGTTGTTGCAGGGGCAGGCCTTACTGCACAGATGCACAGTTTGTGGACACAGCCACCCCATTTCAATGATCAGCTGACTCCATTCAAATCAATTTTAGAGTGCCTGGTGTGTGGAAACTGGACAATGGAGATTAGACTGGGCAAGAGCAGGTCTGTTCTCAGTGCATTTATTTTGGATAGCCAGGAGAACTCCCTTTAGAAATCAGAGGTACTCCAGAGGACATGATCCTAGGTCACCCTTGGATGATGGTGAGGAGGGGGGAGCAGGGGGCAGGTGCCATTTGAGATTGTTAACTATGGAGAAGGTTGTGCATAAAAGGTTCATATCTTTCTTGGAACTCTCCATTTCCAAGAGCAGAACAAAAGTCAGGATCTTTtttgttagagatggtcattcCTGGTATTTAAAAAGTTGCAAATTTTACAGACCTTTCAAACCATGCTCCACATGAGTCTCATTCCACTGCTCCTCATGCAACTCAATCACCAAATCTTTTATGAATTTCTCCCTAATGGGCTTAACTAATATGTTTCCCCTTAAATGCATCTATGCTGTTCACCTCAGTTATTCTTACCACACTGAAAAAAGATGTCTCTTCTTAACTTGCTTTGAAATTATTAAATTACTTTTATAATCAGGACGTACAGCTTTAGACAACCCACAGTAGAAACATTTGCTTACATATTCCATAGGAAATGCTATCAGGTCACTGCCCAGCCTTCTCCAGttcaaccccagcctattcagctttatCTGTATATCCACGAGTTTTATTATAATTTCTGTGAATCTTTttgccacttttttttaaaaagtgtactTGGACCAGAATGGTTCAGTGTTCCAAGAGTCATCTAAGCAAAGTTCAATATAAACATAACATAAATTTTGTGCTTTTTCACTTTAATCCTAGGAatgaacccaggtgcctggttTCCTATTTTTCCAATACCATTTGAAGAATATctaaaatataaaatataaagAATAGGCATAGTAGCAATGAGTACAATTTTCTTGTCAAGTGTTTTAAAAACGCTTCATAAATGCAATTTATTGCTGCATATTGATCTCCATATTCAAATTCATGAAGACTTTCATTTAGCAATTATACATTGTAATATTGCATGTCATTTGTATATTCACATTAACTGCTCTCTTGCCTAACTTTAC encodes:
- the gabarapl2 gene encoding gamma-aminobutyric acid receptor-associated protein-like 2 isoform X1 → MRSTFSVPSTHTMKKEHRCVESAKIRAKYPDRVPVIVEKVSGSQIVDIDKRKYLVPSDITVAQFMWIIRKRIQLPSEKAIFLFVDKTVPQSSLTMGQLYEKEKDEDGFLYVAYSGENTFGF
- the gabarapl2 gene encoding gamma-aminobutyric acid receptor-associated protein-like 2 isoform X2, producing MKWMFKEDHSLEHRCVESAKIRAKYPDRVPVIVEKVSGSQIVDIDKRKYLVPSDITVAQFMWIIRKRIQLPSEKAIFLFVDKTVPQSSLTMGQLYEKEKDEDGFLYVAYSGENTFGF